A DNA window from Syntrophaceae bacterium contains the following coding sequences:
- a CDS encoding sensor domain-containing diguanylate cyclase, which translates to MAIAKDKVKRLIKMADLLCASFTMEEAYGVLGREMSRLFPAGVFYRHHAVRDLLEAEAWWGEAPKEAVFAPVDCHAVRRNRPHLVAGAARGIPCPHAERESDGRVSLCVPMTVHGEFLGLLHLRLDLPAGAPRRAVEAGEQLALMAAQQIRLALKNIQLREELSSLSTRDPLTGLVNRRYLEATLERELKKAGRQGQSVGVVFMDIDHLGHINQTHGIEEGERIIRDLGTFLGGNIRDEDIACRWGADEFVLILPGSGLDAARRRAENLREMLGDESRKEGLQHLRRVTLSIGVAASPEHGETAGDILQSVRGAVKRAKQEGRDRVCTAG; encoded by the coding sequence ATGGCCATCGCAAAGGATAAGGTAAAACGGCTGATCAAGATGGCGGATCTGCTCTGTGCCTCCTTCACCATGGAGGAAGCTTATGGAGTTCTGGGACGGGAAATGTCCCGCCTGTTTCCGGCGGGTGTCTTTTACCGGCATCACGCCGTTCGGGACCTGCTGGAGGCGGAGGCCTGGTGGGGCGAAGCGCCGAAGGAGGCCGTCTTCGCCCCGGTCGACTGCCATGCAGTCCGACGGAACCGTCCGCACCTGGTGGCCGGCGCGGCCAGGGGAATTCCCTGTCCTCACGCGGAACGGGAGAGCGACGGCCGCGTCTCCCTCTGCGTGCCCATGACGGTCCACGGGGAGTTCCTGGGGCTACTCCATCTCCGGCTCGATCTGCCCGCGGGGGCGCCGCGGCGGGCCGTCGAGGCGGGAGAGCAGCTGGCCCTGATGGCGGCCCAGCAGATCCGGCTGGCCCTGAAAAACATCCAGCTGCGGGAGGAGTTGAGCAGCCTGTCCACCCGGGATCCACTGACGGGGCTCGTCAACCGCCGCTACCTGGAAGCGACGCTGGAGCGGGAGCTGAAAAAGGCGGGAAGGCAGGGACAGTCCGTGGGGGTCGTCTTTATGGACATCGACCATCTCGGCCACATCAACCAGACCCACGGCATCGAGGAAGGGGAGCGGATCATCCGCGACCTGGGGACATTTCTCGGCGGGAACATTCGTGACGAGGACATCGCCTGCCGCTGGGGGGCCGACGAATTCGTCCTGATCCTTCCAGGAAGCGGCCTCGATGCGGCGCGGCGCCGGGCCGAAAATCTCCGGGAGATGCTGGGGGACGAGTCCCGGAAGGAGGGCCTTCAGCACCTGCGGCGGGTCACTCTTTCCATCGGCGTGGCCGCTTCGCCCGAGCACGGCGAGACGGCGGGGGATATCCTCCAGTCTGTCCGGGGGGCGGTGAAGCGGGCCAAGCAGGAAGGGCGGGACCGGGTCTGCACGGCCGGCTGA
- a CDS encoding P-II family nitrogen regulator, producing the protein MKKIEAIIREDKVCDVKEALAGIGIVGMNMFEVRGHGRQGGVQLVGRAGTYQVNVLPKIQINIVLSDRNLETALEAILAAAYTGEPGDGIIFVTPVEEVVRVRTRERGQDAMMYPGDIDARKGGKP; encoded by the coding sequence CTGAAGAAGATCGAGGCGATCATTCGCGAAGACAAGGTCTGCGACGTGAAGGAGGCCCTGGCGGGGATCGGCATCGTGGGGATGAACATGTTCGAGGTCCGGGGTCACGGGCGCCAGGGCGGTGTCCAACTGGTCGGCCGCGCCGGGACTTACCAGGTCAACGTACTGCCCAAGATCCAGATCAATATCGTCCTGTCGGACCGCAACCTGGAGACGGCACTGGAGGCCATTCTCGCCGCCGCCTACACCGGCGAGCCCGGCGACGGGATTATTTTCGTCACTCCCGTGGAGGAGGTGGTCCGCGTCCGGACAAGAGAACGCGGCCAGGATGCAATGATGTACCCCGGCGACATCGACGCGCGGAAAGGCGGAAAGCCGTAA
- a CDS encoding AMP-binding protein, with amino-acid sequence MEPYFNDRETLSREERLRKQIEALSRMMENAGRRSPVLRKQFEDRKISPSDIRTTADFERLPVVSRERLVEMELQNPPYAGLANPDAPIDRIFISPGPVYEPHLGEEDVLWARAYKAAGLGKGDVVLNAFSYHMVAAGLTFHGGLRKVGATVIPSGASSAQAQVQLIRDLGATAYTGTPSFLMAIIEKSKEMGYDFRKDFRVRKACFAAEPLFPAMRARFETEFGIDTYQMYGATEVGDVAYECREKKGWHLCEEVYVEIVDPATGKAVPPGTPGEIVVTRFNDVFYLFRFGTGDLSRIVEEPCPCGRTSYRLAGILGRVGDAVKVRGLFVAPSQLQQVAAKFPEIRKFQVVVGRSGDKDLLEVRIDPQEVPGDPSSLEQAFEKVFREICTVRIDRIEFLKPGTLADDDKRIIDEREWK; translated from the coding sequence ATGGAACCCTATTTCAATGACCGGGAGACGTTGTCCCGGGAGGAGAGACTCAGGAAGCAGATTGAGGCGCTTTCCCGGATGATGGAGAATGCCGGCCGCCGGTCGCCGGTCCTTCGGAAACAGTTCGAAGACCGGAAGATCAGCCCTTCCGACATCAGAACGACGGCGGATTTCGAGCGGCTGCCGGTCGTCTCCCGGGAAAGGCTCGTGGAAATGGAACTGCAAAACCCGCCTTACGCGGGCCTGGCGAACCCCGACGCACCCATCGACCGGATCTTCATTTCCCCCGGTCCCGTATACGAGCCCCATCTGGGCGAGGAGGATGTCCTCTGGGCCCGGGCCTACAAGGCCGCCGGCCTCGGGAAGGGAGACGTGGTCCTGAACGCCTTCTCCTACCACATGGTCGCGGCGGGGCTGACGTTCCACGGGGGGCTGCGCAAGGTCGGCGCAACGGTCATCCCGTCGGGGGCCTCGAGCGCCCAGGCCCAGGTGCAACTGATCCGCGACCTCGGCGCCACGGCCTACACGGGGACGCCGAGTTTCCTGATGGCGATCATCGAGAAGTCAAAGGAGATGGGGTACGACTTTCGGAAGGACTTCCGGGTCCGGAAGGCCTGCTTCGCCGCGGAGCCCCTGTTTCCTGCCATGCGCGCGCGCTTCGAGACGGAGTTCGGCATTGACACCTACCAGATGTACGGAGCGACGGAGGTGGGGGACGTCGCCTACGAGTGCCGGGAAAAGAAGGGCTGGCACCTCTGCGAGGAGGTTTACGTCGAGATCGTCGATCCCGCGACGGGGAAGGCCGTTCCGCCGGGGACCCCGGGAGAGATCGTCGTGACGCGGTTCAACGACGTCTTCTATCTCTTCCGCTTCGGCACGGGTGACCTCTCCCGGATCGTCGAGGAGCCCTGCCCATGCGGCAGGACCTCGTACCGCCTGGCCGGGATCCTGGGCCGGGTGGGAGACGCCGTGAAGGTCCGGGGCCTCTTCGTCGCCCCGAGCCAGCTGCAGCAGGTGGCCGCGAAGTTCCCGGAGATCCGGAAGTTCCAGGTCGTCGTCGGCCGCAGCGGCGACAAGGACCTGCTGGAGGTACGAATCGATCCGCAGGAAGTCCCGGGCGACCCCTCCTCCCTGGAGCAGGCTTTCGAAAAGGTTTTCCGCGAGATCTGCACCGTCCGGATCGACCGGATCGAGTTCCTGAAGCCGGGGACCCTCGCGGACGACGACAAGCGGATCATAGACGAACGGGAGTGGAAGTAG
- a CDS encoding type II/IV secretion system protein, which yields MRHPAVQPNGNGTEEETGRPDRVPGKSAPVRSVSFDERFPVPRSLLVNLKHEYLNRECWVPLERREGRISVLVDNPDDLPRRDSIENLLKTKQIDYCLASREDILKFIDHFYGTGYLKEARSKESEAENGERRDDFMAVTETDGTIVRLVNEIINEACLRRASDIHIEPDVRDREVVVRFRVDGECFHYRTLPYDYRAAIVSRIKILSNLDITERRLPQDGKIRHTRPGGDDIELRVATMPTHGYVEDVVLRILTRGKIMTLDELGMPRETLARFIEQLDKPYGLILIVGPTGSGKTTTAHAALHRLNRPNTKIWTAEDPVEITQKGIRQVQMHHKIGLDFSTAMRAFLRSDPDIIMVGEMRDYETAKMGVEASTTGHLVLSTLHTNNAPETIVRLLDMGIDPFGFADSLLCVLAQRLVRRLCVHCRESVPIGREEWDDLARNYGEKAFASLNLEYSEDRRISRPKGCPECNGTGYRGMMGIYELLVASDGIKQMIISRKSIAAIRKTATLEGMNTLLQSGILKVLEGETDFIEILSVCLR from the coding sequence ATGAGGCATCCGGCTGTACAGCCAAACGGAAACGGGACCGAGGAGGAAACGGGGCGGCCCGACCGGGTTCCGGGGAAGTCCGCTCCGGTCCGCTCGGTATCCTTCGACGAGCGGTTTCCCGTCCCCCGCAGTCTCCTCGTTAATCTCAAGCATGAATACCTGAACCGCGAGTGCTGGGTGCCCCTGGAGCGGCGGGAGGGACGGATTTCGGTCCTCGTGGACAATCCGGACGATCTGCCGCGGCGTGACAGCATCGAGAACCTGCTGAAGACGAAGCAGATCGATTATTGCCTGGCTTCCCGGGAAGACATCCTGAAGTTCATCGACCATTTCTACGGAACCGGCTACCTGAAGGAAGCCCGGTCAAAGGAAAGCGAGGCGGAAAACGGGGAACGGCGGGACGACTTCATGGCCGTCACCGAGACGGACGGAACCATCGTCCGCCTGGTGAACGAGATCATCAACGAGGCCTGCCTGCGCCGGGCCTCGGACATCCATATCGAACCGGACGTCCGGGACCGGGAGGTCGTCGTCCGGTTTCGCGTCGACGGCGAGTGCTTCCATTACCGCACCCTCCCCTACGACTACCGGGCGGCGATCGTCTCGCGCATCAAGATTCTCTCCAATCTGGACATCACCGAGCGGCGCCTGCCCCAGGACGGAAAGATCAGGCACACGCGGCCCGGCGGAGATGACATCGAGCTCCGGGTGGCCACCATGCCGACCCACGGTTACGTGGAGGACGTGGTCCTGCGGATCCTGACCCGGGGGAAGATCATGACCCTGGACGAACTGGGCATGCCACGGGAGACCCTGGCCCGGTTCATCGAACAGCTCGACAAGCCCTACGGACTGATTCTGATCGTCGGCCCCACCGGCTCCGGCAAGACGACGACGGCCCACGCCGCCCTGCATCGCCTGAACCGTCCCAACACCAAGATCTGGACCGCCGAAGACCCTGTCGAGATCACCCAGAAGGGAATCCGCCAGGTCCAGATGCACCACAAAATCGGCCTGGACTTCAGCACCGCCATGCGGGCTTTCCTGCGCTCCGACCCGGACATCATCATGGTGGGGGAAATGCGGGACTACGAAACAGCCAAGATGGGCGTCGAGGCGTCCACGACAGGCCATCTCGTCCTCTCCACCCTCCACACGAACAACGCCCCGGAGACCATCGTCCGCCTCCTGGACATGGGAATCGACCCCTTCGGTTTCGCCGATTCGCTGCTGTGCGTCCTGGCCCAGCGCCTCGTGCGGCGCCTCTGCGTCCATTGCCGAGAATCCGTCCCCATCGGCCGGGAGGAGTGGGACGACCTGGCGAGGAATTACGGCGAGAAGGCCTTTGCCTCGCTGAACCTTGAGTATTCGGAAGATCGCCGGATCAGCCGCCCCAAGGGCTGCCCGGAATGCAACGGCACCGGATACCGCGGGATGATGGGCATCTACGAGCTCCTGGTGGCCAGCGACGGCATCAAGCAGATGATCATCAGCCGGAAGTCCATTGCCGCCATCCGGAAGACCGCAACACTGGAAGGGATGAACACCCTGCTGCAGAGCGGGATCCTGAAGGTGCTGGAGGGAGAAACGGACTTCATCGAAATCCTGAGCGTCTGCCTGCGCTGA
- a CDS encoding ammonium transporter has translation MNTPINAGDTAWILVCCSLVLLMTPALAFFYGGMVRRKNVLSTLTLSYVFMALIGVQWVLFGYSLAFGQSINGLIGGLNFLGFEGVGAAPNADYSKTIPHSLFAAFQMMFAVITPALITGAFVERVKFKGFLLFSFLWATLVYDPLCHWVWGQGGWLKEMGVLDFAGGTVVHIAAGFSALAFAMVIGPRRGFGKSPMEPNNIPLTVLGAGLLWVGWFGFNAGSALAANGTAVNALLTTNTSAATAGLVWMFLSWLDGRPSTLGIATGMVVGLAAVTPASGFITPLASMVVGAVAAPLSYYAMRFRDRRKLDESLDVWACHGIASTWGMIAAGLFATTAVNGDGANGLFFGNPGQVGVQIVAILVTIAFSFGMTYVLAKLLHWSMGLRVSPMEEEVGLDISSHGERSYS, from the coding sequence ATGAATACCCCCATCAATGCGGGCGACACCGCCTGGATCCTCGTGTGCTGTTCCCTGGTCCTCCTGATGACCCCGGCCCTGGCATTCTTTTACGGAGGGATGGTCCGGAGGAAAAACGTCCTCTCCACCCTGACCTTGAGCTACGTCTTCATGGCCCTGATCGGTGTCCAGTGGGTCCTCTTCGGCTACTCGCTTGCCTTCGGCCAATCCATCAACGGGTTGATCGGAGGGCTCAACTTCCTGGGCTTCGAGGGCGTCGGCGCGGCCCCCAATGCGGACTACAGCAAAACCATCCCCCATAGCCTCTTCGCCGCCTTTCAAATGATGTTCGCGGTCATCACGCCGGCCCTCATCACCGGCGCCTTCGTCGAGCGGGTCAAGTTCAAAGGCTTTCTTCTTTTCAGCTTCCTCTGGGCGACCCTGGTCTACGATCCCCTTTGCCACTGGGTCTGGGGCCAGGGGGGATGGCTGAAAGAGATGGGCGTTCTGGATTTCGCCGGCGGTACGGTGGTGCACATCGCCGCCGGGTTCTCGGCCCTCGCCTTTGCAATGGTGATCGGCCCCCGGCGAGGCTTTGGCAAATCACCGATGGAACCGAATAACATCCCCCTCACCGTCCTGGGAGCGGGCCTTCTTTGGGTCGGCTGGTTCGGCTTCAACGCCGGCAGCGCCCTGGCCGCCAATGGCACGGCGGTGAACGCCCTCCTGACGACCAACACCTCGGCAGCAACAGCCGGTCTGGTGTGGATGTTCCTCTCGTGGCTGGACGGGCGACCCAGCACCCTCGGAATCGCCACGGGCATGGTCGTGGGCCTGGCGGCCGTAACGCCGGCCTCGGGGTTCATCACCCCCCTGGCTTCCATGGTGGTCGGCGCCGTGGCGGCCCCCCTGTCCTACTACGCCATGCGCTTCCGGGACCGCCGCAAGCTCGACGAGTCGCTCGACGTCTGGGCATGTCACGGCATCGCCAGCACCTGGGGCATGATCGCCGCGGGCCTGTTCGCTACGACGGCCGTCAACGGCGACGGCGCAAACGGCCTTTTCTTCGGCAACCCCGGTCAGGTCGGCGTCCAGATCGTTGCGATCCTCGTCACCATCGCCTTCTCCTTCGGGATGACATACGTGCTGGCCAAGCTCCTCCACTGGAGCATGGGGCTCCGCGTCTCCCCCATGGAAGAGGAAGTGGGGCTGGACATCAGCTCCCATGGGGAGAGGTCCTACTCGTAG